Sequence from the Bacillus thuringiensis genome:
GCTACTGTAGTCACCGAATCCACTTGATGAGCTTGAAGCGTATGAAGATTTTTTTCTTCTTTTTCTATCTTTTTTACTTTCATGACTAGGCCACACTTTATCAAATAATATAAAGAATAAGAATCCTTCTACCATAACAAGTATAACGCCAAAAATACCTTCAATAACATTAGGGGTTATCCCCAAATTGTTAACCATCCCACATAAAAACACGCAAAAAATAACATACAAGAACATACAAATATATCGAAATGTTTTCTCTATCATAATAACTATTTTTTTTGAAAGAGGTATGTTCTGTTCCTGTTTTTTCTTTATATACTTTTGTCTTTTAGCTTGCTTTTTCTTCCTATTTTTACTCCCCACCCAATCCCCTCTTTCGACTTTCACTTTTCATTTAATTCCAAATTATCACAAAAAATAACATTATAACAAGCTATATTTCACGTAAAGTTTTGTTTACTTTTTGTAAAGTTTCATTTACTTATTACCTAAAAATGGATATAATAACTGTAACAAATTTACAAAAAGGAGACTTTGTATATTTGATTAAAAATAAGGTAAAACAATTCCGCGTCGTTAGAGACATCACCCAAGAACAATTAGCTTCCTCTGTTCAAATCACTAGACAATCCCTCATCGCTATCGAGAAGAATAAATACAACCCGAGTTTAGAATTAGCATTGAAATTATGTGAGTTTTTCAACTGTAAAGTAGAAGATTTATTTCAATTAGATAAAACTGGGGAGGAAAAAGAATGAAAAATACTTTTAATCAAGAGTTCATTTCGCATCTTACCATTTTATTGTTAGGTTCAACTTTTCTTTATTTCAATAGTAATGATGAAGAAAAGATTAGTTCTGTCCTTCTATTCACTGGCGTATACATACTCTTAGCCTTGATACTATTCGTAGTGAAACGGATATTCTTTAAGAAAAAAAAGAGCGATTCCGAGAAATATCCATTACCTGAGATGGATGAAAGAATCGAGAAGATGAGTTTAAAACTTATGGCACAAATTTTCGGTCTTTCTCATTTAGTCGGCTCTGCGATACTATTTATTTTATATATCACTGACAAAAATTCGATGATACGAGTTGAGTATGCCTTATATTACTTGTTTGGCATTCTTTTCTTTACAATGATGTTCGGATTAAAGATTGTAAAGAAACTAGACAATTAATCTAAATAAAAAGCCCCTCCTTTCGTAAGGAGGGGCTTACATGTATTTCTATTATGATAAAGCAGGAGCTTTTTCAAGTAGCTCTTTTGCATCAGCGTATTGTAAGCCGTGAGCTTCTGCAACCGCTTCGAATGTTACATAGCCATCTAATGTATTAATACCTTTTAATAATGCAGTGTTGCCTAGGCAAGCATCTTTATAGCCTTTGTTCGCAATGTGTACTGCATATGGTACTGTTACGTTTGTTAATGCAAGAGTTGATGTACGTGGAACTGCACCTGGCATATTCGCAACTGCATAATGAACAACGCCATGTTTTTCGTACGTTGGGTTGTCGTGAGTTGTAATACGGTCAGTTGTTTCGAAAATACCACCTTGGTCAATCGCGATATCTACAACGACAGAACCTGGTTCCATTGATTGAATCATTTCTTCTGTTACAAGTTTTGGCGCTTTTGCACCTGGAATTAATACTGCACCAATAACAAGGTCAGATTCTTTTACAGCTTCTGCAATGTTGTATGGATTAGACATTAACGTTTTTACTTGGTTACCGAAAATATCATCTAGCTGACGAAGACGTTCTGCACTTAAGTCGATGATTGTTACATCTGCACCTAAACCTACTGCAATCTTCGCTGCGTTTGTACCAGCTTGACCACCGCCGATAATTGTTACTTTGCCGCGTTTTACCCCTGGAACGCCTGCAAGTAAAATACCTTTACCACCTTTGTTTTTCTCAAGGAATTGTGCACCGATTTGTGCAGACATACGACCAGCTACTTCACTCATAGGTGCAAGTAATGGCAGTGAACGATTGTCTAATTGTACTGTTTCGTATGCAATTGATACAACTTTGTTATCAATTAATGCTTTCGTTAATTCTGGTTCTGGAGCTAAGTGTAAGTATGTGAATAAAATTAAACCTTCACGGAAATAGCTGTATTCACTTGCTACTGGCTCTTTTACCTTCATAACCATATCTTGATTCCATGCTTCTTCAGCAGTTTCAACAAGTTTCGCACCAGCTTGTACGTATTCTTCATCCGTAAAGCCCGATCCTAAACCTGCTCCTTTTTGAACAAAAACTTCATGACCATTTTGTACTAAATGTACTGCTCCCGCTGGCGTCATTGCCACGCGGTTTTCATTGTTTTTAATTTCTGTTGGAATACCGATACGCATTATTAGTTCCCCCTTGAGTTATGAAATGACCCCTGAATCATTTTTTAAAGCGCTTTCTACGCTCTTATATTTTAACATAATATCTCAATATTTGACAAAAAATAAGGCGAGTTTTCCGATAGATTTAATCTTACATTAAAGGACAGTATTATCCGCACCTCTTTGCATAAAGGATAAACTGTCCAATTATTCGAAACTTCACTTTATTTTTCTCTATCGATGTCTATGAATAACATCTACTGCACCCGTTACTTCAATAATTGTACCGGTAATCATATCGGAATCGTCCT
This genomic interval carries:
- a CDS encoding helix-turn-helix transcriptional regulator, producing the protein MDIITVTNLQKGDFVYLIKNKVKQFRVVRDITQEQLASSVQITRQSLIAIEKNKYNPSLELALKLCEFFNCKVEDLFQLDKTGEEKE
- the ald gene encoding alanine dehydrogenase codes for the protein MRIGIPTEIKNNENRVAMTPAGAVHLVQNGHEVFVQKGAGLGSGFTDEEYVQAGAKLVETAEEAWNQDMVMKVKEPVASEYSYFREGLILFTYLHLAPEPELTKALIDNKVVSIAYETVQLDNRSLPLLAPMSEVAGRMSAQIGAQFLEKNKGGKGILLAGVPGVKRGKVTIIGGGQAGTNAAKIAVGLGADVTIIDLSAERLRQLDDIFGNQVKTLMSNPYNIAEAVKESDLVIGAVLIPGAKAPKLVTEEMIQSMEPGSVVVDIAIDQGGIFETTDRITTHDNPTYEKHGVVHYAVANMPGAVPRTSTLALTNVTVPYAVHIANKGYKDACLGNTALLKGINTLDGYVTFEAVAEAHGLQYADAKELLEKAPALS